The window GCAAGTGCGACGAGCGATTACTCGCGCCACTTGCCCGTGGTCGCTCAGTCTTGTGCAATCCTGCGCATCATGTACGTGTTTACTAACAACTTTAGCTGAAAGTTCGACACTATGGaggcgtttttttttataaaatgtgtccGTCAATAATGTGTCTGAGTTCAAAAGAAACGATCAAGCGAGCGAGCATCGCTAAACGAGTATCGCTGAGCGAGTTtatttttgacagcttgtcgcttagcaacaaaactagtaaagcgaGTCGTCGCCGGCAGTGTGAACAGTCAGCGATCAATTATTTGTATAtgcatctcttttatttacacggaatattatatctattgtaCGTTTCTTGAGCGAGAAAATAGTCGATAGTTAATAGTTTAATCGCCGTTGGTGGGACAACTGtctaaggcacttgtcccaccgccaacgatgaacgagtaacgagtagAGCTAGAATTGGAAACGAGTTGGCGAGCAGCGGGGAGTGAGTGCGTAGTTGCGGTAGTTGTGTAGCTCTGCTACAAACGAGTGTGCGAGTGAGGCGAGCGATTACTCGCATCACTGTCATCATCGTAGAGAAATGACAGCTGGTTGCTCTCTCGACGTGTGTTCTAATCGCGCGAGTATCGCTGAGCGATTGTTATCTTTCATGGTTCTGGTCGCTTAGCAGCAGACGAGTGAAGAGAGTGCTCGCCGTCAGCGTGAACAGTCAGcgatcaactatttgtatatgtgTCTCTTTTGTTTACACGGAATGTTATATCAATTGTACGTTTCTTGAGCGAGAAAATAGTCGATAGTTAATAGTTTAATCGCCGTTGGTGGGACAACTGTCTTAAGGATGTCTTAAACACAACTCAtctgatattaataaaatcagatcacccaataaaaatatactggtaatttaatagtaattttctTGAAATGGTTTCAAGAGCGACATTAAAACTAAGTATGTTAACTATAGTTCAAAGAATTAGTAGGCCGCCTAATGCCAGGTGCGAAAGGAGCGAAGAATTAAAAGATTAATAATGATGAACTTGGTGACTTACGCACTCGAGCAATTGTATAGGCATACCCCTACATCTTAACTAAATTGTTGAATTACAACAATGGAACTCTCAAcgattaacaataataaataagatagcAGAATTTTCTTGAAGAAAGCTTAAATACTTcctttaactaaaaaatattaataatttcaaaaacactTTTATCGACCGATCAGCATAAAACACATCAAACTAAACGTTTtgactgataaataaataaattttggaaACGAATATCGTATACGGACACGTGCGAGTATACGCTCAGAAAACACGTACAACTACATACTAACCGTCGTATAGGCGAAGTGAAATGCGTGTAAATGGGACACGCCAGGCCGTAATGGTAGAATTCTTCCTTAGTCACGGTACCGCTAGAGAAATACACAGCTTGCTGCATACAACGGGTGGCCATGATACGTAACATTGTGTTGAAGAACGGACGCTCCGGAATCACTGCCTTGTCTAGAGATGTCGCAAACGATTTGTTTGTAGATACGTCGATCTCGAAACCCTGTTGGAAGATTATAGCATTCTTTATTTGTTAACAATAtttacgactagctgaccccgCAAACTTTGTATCGCCTAACAgtagatttttgataaatagataaataattcgaaaatgttttttatttttttctcccTAATAAACATTCCggtacttcaaggaatattatacaAAGAGAGTGATAGCATGACCAAAGGAAATAaggattcatttttatatatacgtgactttgcattccttcaagaactgctctaaagaactctcaagaatgcaaggttacatcacaatattttaaaattaagtcatTGATGTTGAAAGCCTTGGGTTCGAAGCGTCAACCACTTGCatggtaccaacttatacccgTCGGCTACCATTGTGTAGTGTCAATTAGTGGTCATTTCTATAGTACCTGTTGCTTAGCAGCTTTGAGGAAGGTAGTGAAGttggcgggcggcggcgcggggtgTCGCCGCAACAGCGCGCACTGCGGGAACTCGGCCGCTAGCTTCTCCGCCACACTGATGTTCGCCAGCAACATGAACTCTTCCACCATGGAATTGGTGTCCATCATCTTCTTTGCTTGCACTTCTATGGGATCGTGGGTTTCTGAATCCACCTGGAAATAACAAACCCATCAGATCCCCTCAGACTCATTTTTTAGACCAGAAGTTAATGTTTGTATAGATAAGACCAATAAAGGACTTCATAACTAATCAATCACCGGGAAAGATATCAAGGGGGTTTTTTTCTTAACATCGAAATCTCGTAGTGGATGcttgaaaaagtaacaaacacgcgtcgataaaaataagtattaatacatttttttagagCATACCCAACTagcaaaaaagttatataattaagatattatacaACTAACAGACCTATAAGGCTTTTATAGCAGTTTTCAATCaacttaacaattttaaagtagTGTTTTATTCGATGCTTTAGTTATATATcatttaaatcatataaatGTGTCTAGTAAACGGTATctcaattaatttattggatgttataaaaacgtgtcTGTTACGACATTTACACAATAAGGCTTTGAGTCGAGTTAACGTTTCAGTCAGATAATAGTTATGAGCcgccatttttatttaaatttagaaacTTTTATACGACAGTTAAATAATGAACTGTCTTTTAATGTTCGtgtaattaactattattaaactattataaagtttaacatttatGTAACTTTTAGCCTAAAGCTTTACACTTATATGACTTTAGTAAGTCATTTGATTGTTTAAAcgatattaagtaatttttatacaacatagtcgccattttttattacattcttaGTTATGGATCCCGGAAAGTGGAAAAGAATAAAAGGAGGGGTGGATTTAGaagaaaagtaaacaaaaattatgaatCTTTAAAGATAGCAAATACATTTACTATTAATCTGGAAAAGGCCGGGCACAGCCAAAAAGAAAGTGGCTATAATGACAGTGGTTCCGTAGTACATTTTTCAACACTAAATCTGGCAAAGGCTGGGCCCAGTCAAGATAGGAGTTGTATAATTGAAAGTAGTTCCGCTCATCTTCTTTTATCAGAAGTCACACTGAGTAGCGAGGGTAATCACTCATGCTTGACATTTTGGTGACTTCTGTCTCAGCATTTTCCAGTGAAGCAATTCCACTTCTTTTGACGACGCATTGTATTGTTGACCAGGAATCTTCGGGACGGGAAAATGGATTCTTTAATAAATCCTCTACTTTTCGTCTTGGCCAATACAAGATACCATTTTCTTCCCATTTGTCAGGCACTGCTGTTAAAACTAACTTTCCCCTTTCCACAGTTTGTACAATTTTGTAAACCATGGTACCTAATTACCTTCCTAAACATAGAAAAATATCAGGGTTATTTACTGCTATATTTACACATCGAAAAAATCAAATCAACTATAAcgcatcaactataatatacctactacaaaaacaacgacgtactataatttattagtaggtaCGATCtactaacaatttatattattaatattgaagttgTTTTGAAACTACTTCTCACACCAAAAgtcaaactaaactaaaatctCATTTACCTAAACACAGCGCGAAACTAAACGCGGAGAGCGAGACGGAAGAAAGGGGAATCCCTTGAGGCAGAGGGACATTTTTATTGCGCATTGACTGTCTGTCTCACAGAGTAAACGACTGACTGCCCAAATTAGTGTGATGTTTTCATTGTAATATGAATGGTCTGTCTGATGGCGGCTTGACTTTTGACAAATTAATCTAGGTACATAGTTCggcaattatgtaaatatagaaatattgaaTGGAAGCCTACCTTATAATTGAATCAAATatgcagaataaaaaaaaaattaacaattgcAATAACATTCATCTTCAGGAAAATGGTCATATATGGCAAACTTCTTACAGTTTCGGCACCAAAAGAAATCATAGTTTAATAGTTGTACTATGCTTCTATTGttatgtatgataaaatgtgtaaatattgtCGAACTGGTAGGATAACCACATCCATAGCACTTCAGTGATAACTTAAAATGTGTGTTATCCCATGgccattttaaatgtcttagCAATCTTAAGTCTTTTTCAGTTAAAAACTTGTCTACGTCTAAAAACATCACCATTATATTCCTGAAATATAAACGAAAACGGTTAACTTTAGAGTTCTGTTGgaaaacaaaaagattttttattttccaacaGAACTCTAATTGAAACCGTTATGGTGGacaacataaatcaaataaaaaacatctaTAAAATCAATAGTTACCTACATGTCGTAAAGCGGTCGCCCAATAATTAGGTGGCAATATGGCGAAATTTATTAATgacaatttatgtattttatttaataaacaaagtgaaatacctatattatgaaGGCCCATTAAAATATGAGTAGGGATGACTATATATATATTACCGAAAAAGTTAAATGCCCAAGTATCATCACCTCTCACCGCCCATCTTACACCACAATAGGCTttctttacattaaataaataataacgatTTATAACGTTTGACTTACCTTTTTATGAAGTTTTCCAAAAACAAGTTGCTTTTTTGTCTAAGTTGTACTATTCGCGTAATAGAGGTTATCGTTTAACCATAACACGACTTTTATGTATAATAGTTTACATCTATACAAGGTTATAGTTACGCAGAAGTATAACTAGATActgttacaaaacattttagttatACTTGCAACGTCTATATGATTTTTACACAACGTAATTGACGCTGATGCGACTACAATACGACTCTTACACgatttaaatgttatataagCTGCGCCCAAAACCGCgtcatatatacatataaaagacTTTTATATAACCATACTGATATGACTGAAAGTTAAATCAAAACGTTATTCTACCAtttatatgacattattttgcTAGTTGGGTAGGAAGGGTTAAAAGACATTGCATGCGTTTAGTGATATGTCCACGTACAAAGATAACCCTACTGGTATAGCTTAAAACTAAGTGTCAGATAAACTATCTGCTACAAATATTCTAACagcaaatgaaaataaatatagagaaaagattttattacaagttcatacatactataatgcgaaaagactttttctccgacctaatatccGGTAGAATTTACTGTGCGTAAAGGTCTTTAAGTGTTAAagcattacatattattatattaaaacaaatttacacTTACTTCAAAGCGTATCTCGGGTGATGCCAGTAACAAGGCGCCGTTCTCAATACGTCTCTTCTTTAGTTTCTTAGCGAGCGAGTTGAGTATTCGCAGTGAGGATACAATGGCGTCACTGCGAGTGCTGTCTATCGCTATCTGAGCTTCTTCGTATGTCATGGCGGCAGCAGACTAAAGAGTTaccacatttttatataattagagTAAATAAAGTGCTATTGGCTTTAATAAGTTATTGGTTACAAGAAAAGAAGCATAGGTCTACTAATAAACCTTAAAAAAACCGACTTCAAGGAagaaataactaataataatgcGCATTTTTTGCGGAGCATTTGCTTTCGCTGAAGATTTGgaaacctcctccttttttgaaatCCGATTACAATTACTACATATAATaacgttataaaaattattctaAATGAAGTTTCTGTCTatttaaagctaataaaatataatgtttaaagttaaaataaaaacttactttaatCACACTCTTGTGAAACTTAGTTGTGAGCACATTAGCGTTATCATCGATCTCCCACACGCATGAGAATGCTAGCCGCTCCTCACCACCACGCAACGAACACAAGTTGGAACTGAGCAGATCTGTTACAACAACGTAAACATTTCATCATACACCTTTCTATCACTGCTGACGGGTCGACCAGTGTTATTGGTCTTTCCTAATTAATAGCAGAATATTTCTCAAGAGTAGCCCGgcgtttggtaacgtgcccggtaaaagGCAAACAGACGCACTCCCTATTACATAAGACTAAGATTTAAAGGCGAACCGTGGCCTTGTGTGTGTATTCgatatacctctgcctacaacttTAAGCGTAATATTATCTATGTACTATTTTTATGATCAGAAGACAATCTCTCGGGAATATTCTAGTTATCGGACGGCAAGCAAGCAtggcccatttattgaggaaaactAAAGGCAGTCTAATATTACGCTATGACTAATAAGAGTGGAGCTGAAAACTAAAGTCCAGGCGGATAAAGTCGGAACAGgtcatagataaaaataaaatttaaaacaaacctGGAACCATATCGATTCTTCTATCCACTAAATAAACGGTAGTGCTTCTATTAGCGGCCTCCTTGTCTATCGCGGTGTTAGGTCTCACGAAGTGCGTGACGTCAGCAATATGGACGCCCACCTGGTATTTCTTCAAACCGTCGGCTGTAGCGCCCGGTATCTCTTTAGCGTGTAGCGCATCGTCAATGTCCGTACAACCGGGTGGATCTACTGAACAAATGCATTCGGAGCGGAGATCCACGCGTTTCTTTATTTCCTAGAATCAATAACAAATTATCAATACAGGGGGCATGGTGGTTGTAGTTTccgataaatggcaatagactcacatcctgttacatgggactaaactTGTTAATGATtcaacgtgggtgtatttcatacaccgtTGCCTAAACCTTCAGATATAACATGTGCGATCATATGAAAGTACCATGTACTCGTATATAAGTCAGAATAAACAATTACCTCTTCGGGAATAGTCCAGTCATCGGGCGGCAAGCAAGCAAGCACGGCCTCGCTGAACCGAGCGTGTGGAACGTCATGCTCTAACAATATCACTTCGTTTTCGGCATCCTTATCACCTGCGaacattgtttataaaatattaaacacactATACTTGGACACTAATATATAGTAGGCCGCCGTAACCTGATGTCAGTTAGGTGGACATCATTTACATTAACAGACTCCTCTATGTGAAGGGAACGTAGTCATAAGTAATCGCttcataaaagttatttaagctTAAAAATATAGACGCAAAGTAATATCTGCCTGCGCGGTGCACTGGTTATGGTCGCCAAATAGTAGTGCGATCCtgaaatagttgttttgggtttgGTTGTGATTTctctccgttgtttgtatgtttctaagagtccccgcgacactTGAGCATCTCTTAGTGCGGgagaagattttttaaagaaataataaatgtaagtatataagtaacaATTACCTATAGGGCCGAGTGCCCTAACGAAGTGTCCAAGCGGGTACCGACTGTTCCTCGGCCATGAGTCGAGCGCAACTAGTATACGCTGTGACGCAAGGGCTTCGCTCTGACGCGTCTCGATGCGAACGCGCGGTATGCACTTCTCGGCCGGAGAGAAGAGATGACGGGTCCCTCCTAGGAAACAGAGCAatgaattatataaaaataattttaaagcgAGACGATCTCATAACAATGTATATAGTAGACTGCAGTGTAAAATGttagaatatattatttcttttaatataatagcaGATGACGTGTAAGACATCGGGGAATCCCAGGATAAAACTGATGATAAGCAACAGATTTAGTTCTTCATTAAAGTATACATTTAAGACTAATGATAGTTTCACATCTTACAGCTAATGTAGGATATAGATAAAACACCCAATATATAAATTTacaacaaatgtataaaaaagaatGTGAAATTCCTCCTGATAAACTATCTGATAGTTTTTCAGAAGTGTCAAAACAGGTCATAAAACTGCCTTTCCCAAAATTATGTTATGCTTCAACCCTATCTCAGAGTTATAAAGAAAAGACtacagtattaaaatatatactcTAATCAAGCTTACCTACAAACTTGCTCGGCTCTAGAATACCACAATACTGCCTCCATTTTCTTCTAATAATGCCCACAACTTTCCCAGTGGGTGTAATCTCCTCATCACCCTTAGCAGCAGGTTTAGCAGTCTTCAGAAGAACAGCTTCTTCTTCAAGGTGATCACCAGGATCATCAGCTTTGTCCTCTAAGACAATATCACTTGGCCTTCTCCATTCCTCTTCAGGAAATATTTCAATGGCAACGATGTCTCCGTCAACTGCTCTGTTTATACCGATGTGGCCTTGCAGTAAAAtctgtttgtataatttacaataatgttCATATAAATATGTCTTTAGCAGAAGGTAAGCTTAGAGACAAGAAGATAATAATCAGATAAGGGCTATCTAATGTCCAAATCCAACTATTACTATAGGTGCTCTTTTAATTAGTACTATGTTAATTCAATCAACTGAAACTGCCCTAAGATCAATAATAATGTGCAATGAGTTTACACTATAACAATAACATGACACCTAGTATCTAAACTATCACAATACTATGGAATTATTGTCAATCCTTCCACCCGGTCATCAAAGGAAAGTCTAAATTGCAGTATGACAGACAAGATTCTATTAACAAGTGTTTTTAACCTGTGGTCCCAGCAAATGTAAGAGGATCAGTGGTCTTGTACTTTAAGCAACATTGATTTTTAGTAAGCCTAAGAATAAATAGGAGACATATTTTTGGCTATTCAGGTTTAATTTCCTAGTGATTCACAGACTAGAAAAGTTAAGAAACGGCACTATAGCAATCTTAAACCAAATAACTATACTTACAGGCTTCTCATATCCCTGTACAGTAACAGTACCCTCAAGGAAATTGAACCTTGAAGCATGAAAAGCTCCTTGATGTAGTTTCCCACTTCTAATGCCCGCATGGACTTGGGTGGGAGTCAAGTGCGCTGGATACAAGGCATCTTTAGAACAACTCTCTGGCATCACATTCTTGGACAACTTATCCGTGAGTCCAACAAAACCAGTTACGTTTTCAATGTAGTCTTTTACTGCAAATGAAAATACAATAGTACGTTTTCTGGAATGTAGTATATAAAACTACATTACCcatataattcataatattgtgGCTTATAGAAACTCTTATATCTATGGCTTAGCTTGTATCATAGGATTACCCAGGGTGAAAAGTATCCTatgctatcagtgtaccaaaatTCGTTAAAATCTATGCAGTCATTCTTTTGTGAAAGCCCAACTttcgtaacaaacaaacatacatacataaaactaatattagtaGGCAAAAACAACAGCTGAAATTGTGAATGGAATGGAATAGGCTTATGTCTATTGCAATAACTACTTACCAGTACAACAGACAATGCCCTGTTCTTGTGCTAGTTTTCTATTGTTCTCATCATCCGTAAGTAAGACAACCCTTGGGAACTTGCCCACTGGAGTATTGATACTGAGATGAGACTCGTACCAGGCTGATGCCTTCCTAATAGCCCTGTCATTACGGTCATTCTGTTTTTCACCCGGATTCCTTTCAACGTAGGTGTCcctacaaacattaaaaatagtGATTTAGTGTAGTGActgaattttacaataatatatagtaatagtagtaatcatgtaaatataaaaatgtttaactgCTGAGTAAGTGTCTTCTACCTTACAATGGAGGGGTGTAACCCCTCCATTGTAAAGTAGAAGACATAGACATAGacacatattaattacaatGGAGGGGTTACACCCCTGGGAATGGGACTTGCGGATTTAGATctcaaaaaatgtgtttaacttttttttggGCATGCAAGGCTTCATTACAATGTTTTTCTCCTtcattagaacaagtgataattatttctaataacttTGAAGAAATGGAAAATAgatcttattttaaaaacttctgACTCTACTTACTTATGATGTTCATTGACAAAGGAAAagaatttcctttttttattgtttatgatCTCCAATAGTCTTTGGAAGATGGCACTGTTTTGATGTTTTACTTCTTCCAAGACTGTTTGAAGTATAATCACGTTGGTCAGGGCGTCCTCTTCTAATACATCCATTTGGTGCAACACTACGTTGCTGTCCAGGACCAAGTAATGAGGATAGTCAAACAGTGCACAGATCGACTCCGGTTTCTCATCCAACACAAATTCGTCATCTTTATGAGGACACGTGTTACACGCAGCCGATCCACACAACAAATCATCACGCAAGTAATGTTCCCTCACAATCTAAAAAAGAAGT of the Anticarsia gemmatalis isolate Benzon Research Colony breed Stoneville strain chromosome 6, ilAntGemm2 primary, whole genome shotgun sequence genome contains:
- the Dis3 gene encoding exosome complex exonuclease RRP44-like protein Dis3, whose translation is MWTTKTFLTKTKRGNILKIVREHYLRDDLLCGSAACNTCPHKDDEFVLDEKPESICALFDYPHYLVLDSNVVLHQMDVLEEDALTNVIILQTVLEEVKHQNSAIFQRLLEIINNKKRKFFSFVNEHHKDTYVERNPGEKQNDRNDRAIRKASAWYESHLSINTPVGKFPRVVLLTDDENNRKLAQEQGIVCCTVKDYIENVTGFVGLTDKLSKNVMPESCSKDALYPAHLTPTQVHAGIRSGKLHQGAFHASRFNFLEGTVTVQGYEKPILLQGHIGINRAVDGDIVAIEIFPEEEWRRPSDIVLEDKADDPGDHLEEEAVLLKTAKPAAKGDEEITPTGKVVGIIRRKWRQYCGILEPSKFVGGTRHLFSPAEKCIPRVRIETRQSEALASQRILVALDSWPRNSRYPLGHFVRALGPIGDKDAENEVILLEHDVPHARFSEAVLACLPPDDWTIPEEEIKKRVDLRSECICSVDPPGCTDIDDALHAKEIPGATADGLKKYQVGVHIADVTHFVRPNTAIDKEAANRSTTVYLVDRRIDMVPDLLSSNLCSLRGGEERLAFSCVWEIDDNANVLTTKFHKSVIKSAAAMTYEEAQIAIDSTRSDAIVSSLRILNSLAKKLKKRRIENGALLLASPEIRFEVDSETHDPIEVQAKKMMDTNSMVEEFMLLANISVAEKLAAEFPQCALLRRHPAPPPANFTTFLKAAKQQGFEIDVSTNKSFATSLDKAVIPERPFFNTMLRIMATRCMQQAVYFSSGTVTKEEFYHYGLACPIYTHFTSPIRRYADVMVHRLLAACVGVDVTHASLLDTRQAHAVCDNLNYRHRQAQYAGRASVALNTHILFNTRVEVQNAVVLVVKRNALQVLIPKYGLEGPLYLPEDKFAYNEEEHAQVCGDIKLRTFDELVIRLTLDSTNLQRRKLVFQLVKPHIPGFSVVPEELDKMDVDVAIAKKTEVTPSEKKRKEEPVGKSSKKKSRKK